The Verrucomicrobiota bacterium genome window below encodes:
- a CDS encoding site-specific integrase gives MFEFDPFYYLAIGAFAGLRSAEIERLDWAEVHLADRFIEVKAAKAKTASRRLVPISDNLAQWLAPYAQEAGRVAPADNIQSNIMRLVKETNEALKAAAQTAGKDPAMAKTVKWKQNALRHSFISYRVAEVQDVPKVALEAGNSPAIIFQHYRELVRPAEAKAWFSIAPGQDGKIIFFEPPKKGAKAEPVAEKAVPAAAAAQGA, from the coding sequence TTGTTCGAGTTTGACCCCTTTTACTATCTGGCCATTGGCGCGTTTGCAGGGCTGCGGAGCGCGGAAATCGAGCGGCTGGACTGGGCCGAGGTTCACCTGGCCGACCGCTTCATTGAAGTGAAGGCCGCCAAGGCCAAGACCGCTAGTCGCCGGCTGGTCCCGATCTCCGACAACCTGGCGCAGTGGCTGGCCCCGTACGCCCAGGAAGCCGGACGCGTGGCGCCCGCTGACAACATTCAGAGCAACATCATGCGCCTGGTCAAAGAAACCAACGAGGCGTTGAAGGCCGCCGCACAGACCGCCGGCAAGGACCCGGCCATGGCCAAAACCGTGAAATGGAAACAGAACGCGCTACGGCACTCCTTTATCAGCTACCGCGTGGCCGAGGTTCAGGACGTGCCCAAAGTGGCGTTGGAAGCCGGTAACAGCCCGGCCATCATCTTCCAGCACTACCGCGAGCTGGTGCGGCCCGCAGAGGCCAAAGCGTGGTTCTCCATTGCCCCAGGCCAAGACGGGAAAATCATTTTCTTTGAGCCACCCAAGAAAGGTGCGAAGGCGGAGCCCGTGGCAGAGAAAGCAGTCCCGGCGGCGGCGGCCGCTCAGGGGGCTTAG
- a CDS encoding choice-of-anchor R domain-containing protein, producing the protein MKLKFKTLKPWSAALMLAPTLFTFSANAAVVFDSTGNNQDDDWEISSFGSASQLFTSDSEAGVISGLKLNFYYEAFSVATYTAQLFSDNSGAPGALLGTIATGSLTHNSAFNLYDVSLALNQPTLAASTKYWITISTTNDGYIFWGSTSGFDGTGVAANHTLYHDGIYPYSNECFLMQVSVSAVPEPSPLALAALGGLGMLWQYRRRK; encoded by the coding sequence ATGAAACTAAAATTTAAAACATTAAAACCATGGTCGGCGGCACTAATGCTCGCGCCGACGCTCTTCACCTTCTCTGCGAACGCCGCCGTCGTCTTTGACAGCACAGGCAACAACCAAGATGATGATTGGGAGATCAGTTCATTCGGTTCCGCTTCCCAGTTGTTCACGAGCGACAGCGAAGCGGGCGTGATCAGTGGCCTTAAGCTAAATTTCTACTACGAAGCCTTTTCAGTCGCCACCTACACAGCTCAGCTTTTCTCGGATAACTCAGGTGCCCCCGGAGCCTTGCTGGGAACGATCGCGACGGGCTCGCTCACCCATAACAGCGCCTTCAACCTATACGACGTCAGTTTGGCTCTCAACCAACCGACACTGGCAGCAAGTACCAAGTATTGGATCACAATCTCGACCACAAACGATGGCTATATTTTTTGGGGATCGACGTCAGGTTTTGATGGCACGGGTGTGGCAGCTAACCACACCCTGTACCATGATGGTATCTATCCCTATTCTAATGAATGTTTTCTCATGCAGGTCTCCGTTTCGGCTGTACCGGAGCCCTCGCCGCTGGCCTTGGCCGCTCTGGGCGGGCTGGGAATGCTCTGGCAGTACCGCCGCCGGAAGTGA
- a CDS encoding glycoside hydrolase family 2 TIM barrel-domain containing protein, whose product MNKRIVTAVVWLGLFAGSGYIHAESARSKDLFDYDWRFASGDVAGAEAPAFDDAAWRRVDLPHDFSIEGPFTAKDIKGAPMNGYRPLGIGWYRKSFVTPPNLAGRRMWLEFEGVYCVAKVWVNGQLLTEHRNGYLGFACDLTPFLNPAGQPNILAVSADNRAPDTSRWYTGGGIYRHVWQMVSGDVHVARYGTYVTTPKITDAEARVDAQTEVWNESGADMPVVLTSEVLDPSGKAVASAKTELSAPKGGRVVFNQQFAVPQPQRWDLETPRLYRLVSRVRSGGQETDVYATTFGIREIRITPDGFFLNGRRQFLKGFCIHHDNGCLGASAFDRAIERRLEIIKEIGCNAVRLSHNPHATAMLDFCDRMGLLVYDEAFDKWNDQFYAGSGLWGKFWEKDLTDFVRRDRNHPSVFIWSVGNEVWDGMKAPDYGVNQLKAMMEVVHKLEPSRPVTTALFPMRKDGGRSTTKDHPNWQSYPPHQMGLVMDVMSANYMENFFTRDRLQYPELRYIASESSSKEGGRPAWNSLDRDHAVGLFYWGGINYLGEANKWPSKGWTAGFVDRTGFRRPASWDVQSYFSGKPMVHIMVLDNRPQASIIWNEVKTVQNQSQSHWNLAGQADVRVEVFSNCEEIELFLNGRSLGVKLRVGEPGVGPRLTWDVPFAPGALLAVARNGGKEVARHEIKTAGAPKALRLTPDRAELRDDGQDLSHITVEIVDAQGVVVPDAKQRIIFKVSGAGTNAGVDNDDPTTEEFFQGDQRTAFGGRALLVVRSKRQPGEIAVEATAEGLESANLKLQTKTVIRTN is encoded by the coding sequence ATGAATAAGCGAATCGTGACTGCCGTGGTGTGGTTGGGCCTTTTTGCGGGAAGTGGGTATATTCATGCGGAAAGTGCAAGGTCCAAGGATTTGTTTGATTACGATTGGCGATTTGCCAGCGGCGATGTGGCGGGTGCGGAGGCACCTGCGTTTGACGACGCGGCGTGGCGGCGAGTGGACCTGCCGCATGATTTCAGCATCGAAGGCCCCTTTACTGCCAAAGATATCAAGGGCGCACCCATGAATGGCTATCGTCCCCTTGGAATCGGCTGGTACCGCAAGTCCTTTGTCACCCCGCCCAATCTGGCGGGCCGCCGGATGTGGCTGGAGTTTGAGGGTGTGTATTGTGTCGCCAAGGTCTGGGTCAACGGCCAACTGCTCACCGAGCATCGCAATGGTTACCTGGGCTTCGCCTGCGATCTGACGCCCTTCCTCAACCCTGCGGGACAGCCGAATATTCTGGCGGTGTCGGCTGATAACAGAGCGCCCGACACCTCCCGTTGGTACACCGGAGGCGGCATCTATCGGCATGTCTGGCAGATGGTGTCGGGAGACGTCCATGTGGCACGCTACGGCACGTATGTGACCACGCCGAAGATCACGGATGCCGAGGCGCGGGTGGACGCACAGACTGAGGTTTGGAATGAGAGTGGCGCGGATATGCCAGTTGTATTGACCAGCGAGGTCTTGGATCCGTCAGGCAAGGCTGTCGCAAGCGCGAAGACCGAACTATCCGCACCCAAAGGCGGCCGAGTTGTCTTCAATCAGCAGTTCGCCGTTCCACAACCGCAGCGGTGGGATTTGGAGACGCCGCGCCTGTATCGGTTGGTTTCGCGCGTGCGTTCCGGCGGCCAAGAGACCGATGTCTATGCAACCACGTTCGGCATTCGTGAAATCCGCATCACGCCAGATGGGTTTTTCCTGAACGGTCGGCGGCAGTTTCTCAAAGGGTTCTGCATCCACCACGACAACGGTTGTCTGGGCGCGTCCGCGTTCGACCGCGCGATTGAGCGTCGTTTGGAAATCATAAAGGAAATCGGCTGCAATGCCGTGCGGCTTAGCCACAATCCGCACGCCACCGCGATGCTTGACTTCTGCGACCGCATGGGACTGCTCGTGTATGACGAGGCCTTCGACAAGTGGAACGATCAGTTTTACGCCGGCAGTGGGCTCTGGGGGAAGTTCTGGGAAAAGGATCTAACCGACTTCGTGCGGCGCGACCGCAATCATCCAAGCGTCTTCATCTGGAGCGTCGGCAATGAGGTGTGGGACGGCATGAAGGCTCCGGACTATGGCGTGAATCAGCTCAAGGCGATGATGGAAGTGGTCCACAAACTCGAACCGTCGCGTCCGGTCACCACGGCGCTCTTTCCCATGCGCAAAGATGGTGGACGCTCCACCACCAAGGATCATCCGAACTGGCAGAGCTACCCGCCGCACCAAATGGGGCTGGTCATGGACGTGATGAGCGCCAACTACATGGAGAACTTCTTCACCCGCGACCGCTTGCAGTACCCGGAACTCCGTTACATCGCCAGCGAGAGCAGCTCCAAAGAAGGTGGACGCCCGGCCTGGAACAGTCTGGATCGCGACCACGCTGTCGGCCTGTTTTACTGGGGCGGCATCAACTACCTCGGCGAGGCAAACAAATGGCCCAGCAAAGGCTGGACGGCAGGATTCGTTGATCGGACGGGATTCCGCCGACCGGCGAGTTGGGACGTGCAGAGTTACTTCAGCGGCAAACCGATGGTGCACATCATGGTTCTGGACAATCGTCCCCAAGCCAGTATCATCTGGAACGAGGTCAAGACGGTTCAAAATCAATCACAGTCACATTGGAACCTGGCTGGGCAGGCTGATGTTCGTGTGGAGGTGTTTAGCAACTGCGAGGAAATAGAACTTTTTCTCAACGGCAGGAGTCTCGGTGTCAAACTTCGCGTCGGCGAACCAGGCGTGGGGCCGCGTTTGACGTGGGATGTGCCGTTTGCACCGGGAGCGTTGTTGGCCGTGGCCCGAAATGGCGGGAAGGAAGTGGCGCGGCATGAAATCAAGACCGCAGGCGCGCCCAAGGCATTGCGGCTGACGCCGGATCGCGCGGAACTGCGGGACGACGGGCAAGACTTGTCGCACATTACAGTCGAGATCGTGGACGCGCAAGGGGTTGTGGTGCCGGACGCGAAACAGCGCATCATCTTCAAGGTTTCAGGTGCGGGTACAAACGCGGGCGTGGACAACGACGACCCGACCACCGAAGAGTTCTTCCAAGGCGATCAGCGTACGGCCTTCGGTGGCCGCGCCCTGTTGGTGGTGCGCAGCAAGCGCCAACCGGGCGAAATTGCCGTGGAAGCAACGGCTGAAGGACTGGAATCGGCGAACCTCAAACTACAAACAAAAACAGTTATTCGGACCAACTAA
- a CDS encoding RHS repeat-associated core domain-containing protein: MLGRSARFAYDAQSTLTSLTDMGGLTTTIAYNTNLWPASVTYPNGQSLTFTYPMLNTTNTEWLGDAFLMNITDPSGHVHEYYYHASTEEGPIGIKDPGGNDWYFAKKTVGGDRGGDLLYFAGVNGSARTGYYANPWAEADYDAEMNLTSVAYALDVLPAVFDWTTSQTNLQVHHVYDTHHNVLRTLVYTNIPETGLVLVSAVTNAYDAHDNLLATTNSLGQTLNLGYDEADQLVAVTNALNQVTTLAYSGSGQLTNVTDALGRSNAWVYGPSGYELESIAPDGSRLGKKHDAIGRLMSVTNQNTGLVLNFTRDDLDRVTSTVFPDATSNYVQYGCCGPELIRNRIGQTTYLLHDVEGRVSQVTDPLNRITEFHYNGAQQVSELITHVGGQARVKQFEYAPTNGLTQLRQVITPLGKTTGYGYSFRGQLTRMTNGNGQVVSLDYNLLGGLATVSVGNQTVMELGYTMLGQPVYVASEYSVFQFTNDALNRATSMVCTLTNIPGFAAVQYQLDYQFDAVGNVTNRQLTGLQSFTGSLQTEYRYNPVNQLTNVIQRTNGVQAAQAGYRYAPGQGLTDKLYGNGDQVHYEYDLENRLRSLTISNGTAEVKRYGYQMDASGQILAITNGTQVSQYSYDAANQLTNEVITGVLTNAWEYDEAGNWTGSPGQLRRVYNSDNELVCTSTSTTNSVTVSGSVSPGPRSNKWYQTYAECRAVRARVSTNDGTFVLNFVPLEAGTNQLVVTVTDVSGNQSRLTNTVFKQSVEDFRHDGNGALTNWNTGVVNWQYEWDWADRLIRVSSNGVVVLQNWYDALSRRVAKLEVGGGVTNKCMYVYDGLQIIAVLNDNGQVIETFTRGVGLAGDVGTLVAVTHHAASATTNGTFYAHNNHRGDVVTLRSDGGTVATVLELDYAPFGAIRSQTGLDLCRFKFSSKERDRTAGLSYYGYRFYHPELQRWLNHDPIEEEGGLNFYQFVRNNPVYWLDPFGEEPGVELTTAIAAGDAVQIETILTAYEGILSPAQTAMGRAALANIARQQALKAAAKQCVRLTQNQLQKYWGKNIHAIKNQVLKQFSKELKKAGCTNPNMAIDPNGNLVLQCPNGIVIPTGLSPSLFVP; the protein is encoded by the coding sequence TTGCTGGGCCGTTCCGCCCGGTTCGCGTACGATGCCCAATCCACCCTGACCAGTCTTACGGACATGGGCGGGCTCACCACCACCATTGCCTATAATACCAATCTCTGGCCCGCGAGTGTCACCTATCCCAACGGCCAGTCCCTCACCTTCACCTACCCCATGCTCAACACCACCAACACCGAATGGCTCGGTGATGCATTTCTGATGAACATCACCGACCCTTCCGGCCATGTCCATGAGTATTATTATCACGCCAGCACGGAGGAAGGCCCCATCGGCATAAAAGATCCCGGCGGCAATGATTGGTATTTTGCCAAGAAAACCGTGGGCGGCGACCGGGGCGGCGACCTGCTCTACTTTGCCGGGGTCAATGGCTCGGCGCGTACTGGCTACTATGCCAACCCGTGGGCAGAAGCGGATTACGACGCGGAAATGAACCTGACTTCCGTGGCGTATGCGCTGGATGTCTTGCCTGCGGTCTTCGATTGGACGACCAGCCAGACCAACCTGCAAGTTCACCATGTTTACGATACCCACCATAATGTGTTGCGCACCCTGGTTTATACCAATATTCCGGAAACCGGCTTGGTGCTGGTTTCAGCGGTCACCAACGCCTACGACGCCCACGACAACCTGCTCGCCACCACCAACTCCTTGGGGCAAACGCTTAACTTGGGCTACGATGAGGCGGACCAATTGGTAGCCGTCACCAACGCGTTGAACCAGGTCACCACCCTCGCATATAGTGGCAGCGGTCAGTTGACCAACGTCACCGATGCCTTGGGGCGTTCTAATGCCTGGGTGTACGGTCCCAGCGGCTACGAACTCGAATCCATCGCCCCCGATGGCAGCCGCCTTGGCAAAAAACATGACGCCATTGGCCGGCTGATGTCCGTCACCAATCAAAACACGGGCCTGGTCTTGAACTTTACCCGTGACGATCTGGACCGCGTCACCAGCACCGTGTTCCCCGATGCCACCAGCAACTATGTCCAGTACGGCTGTTGCGGACCGGAACTGATCCGCAACCGGATTGGACAGACAACCTATCTGCTTCACGATGTCGAGGGCCGGGTATCGCAGGTCACCGATCCCCTGAACCGGATCACCGAGTTTCATTATAATGGCGCGCAGCAAGTATCCGAGTTGATCACCCACGTTGGGGGCCAGGCGCGGGTGAAGCAGTTCGAGTATGCCCCGACCAACGGGCTGACCCAATTGCGCCAGGTGATTACGCCGCTGGGCAAAACCACCGGCTACGGGTATTCATTCCGGGGCCAACTGACCCGCATGACCAATGGCAATGGCCAGGTGGTCAGTTTGGATTACAACCTGCTCGGCGGTCTTGCCACCGTCAGCGTTGGCAACCAGACGGTCATGGAACTGGGCTACACCATGCTGGGACAGCCAGTCTATGTGGCCAGTGAATACTCCGTGTTCCAGTTCACCAATGATGCCTTGAACCGGGCCACGTCCATGGTCTGCACCCTCACCAACATCCCCGGCTTTGCTGCCGTGCAGTATCAACTGGATTACCAGTTTGACGCCGTGGGGAATGTCACCAACCGCCAGCTTACCGGCTTGCAGAGCTTTACAGGCAGCCTGCAAACCGAGTACCGTTACAACCCCGTGAATCAACTGACCAATGTCATCCAGCGCACCAATGGAGTCCAGGCCGCCCAGGCCGGGTATCGGTACGCGCCGGGGCAAGGCTTGACGGACAAGCTTTATGGCAACGGGGACCAAGTGCATTACGAGTATGACTTGGAAAACCGCTTGCGGTCCTTGACTATCAGCAACGGCACTGCTGAAGTCAAAAGGTATGGCTACCAGATGGATGCTAGCGGGCAAATCCTGGCCATCACCAACGGCACCCAGGTCAGCCAGTACAGTTATGATGCTGCCAACCAGTTGACCAATGAGGTAATCACGGGCGTCCTGACGAATGCCTGGGAATATGACGAGGCGGGCAACTGGACCGGTTCGCCAGGGCAGTTGCGGCGGGTTTATAACTCGGATAACGAACTGGTCTGCACCTCCACCAGCACCACCAACTCGGTCACTGTGAGCGGTTCCGTATCGCCCGGCCCGCGCAGCAACAAATGGTATCAAACCTATGCCGAATGTCGCGCGGTGCGGGCGCGCGTGAGCACCAATGACGGCACTTTTGTGTTGAACTTTGTGCCGCTGGAAGCCGGCACCAACCAGTTGGTGGTGACGGTGACAGATGTGTCGGGGAACCAAAGCCGGTTGACCAACACAGTTTTCAAGCAAAGCGTGGAAGACTTCCGGCATGATGGCAACGGGGCCTTGACCAATTGGAACACCGGAGTAGTGAATTGGCAGTATGAATGGGATTGGGCCGACCGGCTGATAAGGGTCAGTAGCAACGGCGTGGTGGTGCTTCAAAACTGGTATGATGCGTTGTCGCGGCGGGTGGCCAAACTGGAAGTGGGGGGCGGCGTGACCAATAAGTGCATGTATGTGTATGATGGTTTGCAGATCATTGCCGTTTTGAATGATAACGGCCAGGTGATCGAGACCTTCACCCGTGGGGTGGGCTTGGCTGGGGACGTTGGCACGCTGGTGGCGGTGACACACCATGCTGCGAGTGCCACGACCAACGGTACATTTTACGCACATAACAATCATCGCGGGGATGTTGTCACACTACGCAGTGATGGCGGGACGGTGGCCACAGTGCTCGAACTGGATTACGCGCCCTTTGGCGCAATCCGCTCCCAGACAGGTCTGGACCTTTGCCGCTTCAAGTTCTCTTCCAAGGAACGTGATCGCACCGCCGGATTAAGTTATTATGGTTACCGGTTTTATCATCCCGAATTGCAACGATGGCTAAACCACGATCCTATCGAAGAAGAGGGAGGACTTAATTTTTACCAGTTTGTTCGGAATAATCCGGTATATTGGCTTGATCCATTCGGAGAAGAACCGGGAGTTGAACTTACTACGGCTATCGCAGCAGGAGATGCGGTTCAGATCGAAACGATACTAACCGCTTATGAAGGCATTCTGTCGCCAGCACAGACTGCTATGGGGCGCGCTGCTTTGGCTAACATTGCAAGGCAGCAAGCGTTGAAAGCAGCGGCAAAACAGTGTGTCAGACTCACCCAAAATCAGCTTCAAAAATATTGGGGCAAAAATATTCACGCAATTAAGAACCAGGTACTGAAACAGTTTAGCAAAGAACTTAAGAAAGCTGGATGCACGAATCCTAACATGGCTATTGATCCGAATGGAAATCTTGTACTTCAATGTCCCAATGGGATTGTGATTCCAACTGGATTATCTCCATCATTATTTGTCCCGTAG
- a CDS encoding tetratricopeptide repeat protein, which produces MKTKILIVMVACAGSGWGQSARSAQPVGQHVVAPSARGYSVEAIREAGERGGMLLALGTNFTAAHNRAMGEAMELWNRHQWDDAVAAFRRLWQNHPESPWAAEAELHEACYLKYRGQFDAAEERFLSLLQRHPGAVELRRKVLHYLPDIYARTGRLEAARDVLRHLAETADNWQERQFLENYTRVYQQALLAEDANRRCGTKALALTLASQNAAGDSLRNVPLAKVYARYEWAKRPAEHPDGYSARELARLGGGQVLEVTLAELRRQARPGHPLLVYLKPPPAPRAFAVLSRPKSAKEPKRTGHFVVVERVSDNLVELLDPDDGRMRWTLGQFLYRWSGLVLSVPGQRVAGRTLSDAAAGALRGGCCGAPPPDPHPPNGPGNFGCGGAGGSGGSFGGNFGGMFGGSGPGPGCPACGGGGGRRWLNVGVGAPAYQIDPSYANLVLFDSPIWYPPAVGPALEVQLAYNRVATARMATYSNVNYYAFGPKWQFNFASYLTETPESNVWINLPGGFVQIFTPTNNTYEPFDVWNQNRLYRTNNYFVLEFHGNQERWYFQTGTDLGQRLERIEDRYGQAVTLQYGGGAAWRLTNLVDAVGRSLALAYSEAGLVTNNTVAGPFRPVRVRCPIHPDQSYGHGRAHHHHCL; this is translated from the coding sequence ATGAAGACCAAAATCTTGATTGTCATGGTTGCCTGCGCGGGAAGTGGCTGGGGCCAGTCTGCCCGGTCGGCCCAGCCGGTGGGCCAGCATGTGGTGGCCCCCTCGGCACGGGGTTACAGCGTCGAGGCCATCCGCGAGGCGGGCGAGCGGGGCGGGATGCTGTTGGCGCTGGGCACCAATTTCACCGCCGCGCATAACCGTGCGATGGGCGAGGCCATGGAGCTGTGGAACCGCCACCAATGGGATGACGCGGTGGCGGCGTTTCGCCGCCTCTGGCAGAACCATCCCGAGAGCCCGTGGGCGGCGGAAGCCGAACTGCACGAAGCCTGCTATCTCAAATATCGCGGGCAGTTTGACGCGGCGGAGGAACGGTTTCTCTCGCTGTTGCAGCGGCATCCGGGCGCGGTGGAACTGCGCCGCAAAGTGCTGCATTACCTGCCGGATATTTATGCGCGCACGGGCCGTCTGGAGGCGGCGCGGGACGTGTTGCGGCATTTGGCCGAGACCGCCGACAACTGGCAGGAACGGCAGTTCCTCGAAAACTACACCCGCGTGTACCAGCAGGCGTTGCTGGCCGAGGATGCCAACCGTCGGTGCGGCACCAAAGCCCTCGCGCTCACGCTCGCCTCGCAAAACGCGGCGGGGGACTCCCTGCGCAACGTTCCCCTGGCGAAAGTGTATGCCCGGTATGAGTGGGCCAAGCGCCCGGCGGAACATCCCGACGGTTATTCCGCCAGGGAACTGGCCCGGTTGGGCGGGGGCCAGGTCCTGGAAGTGACGCTGGCGGAACTGCGCCGCCAGGCGCGCCCCGGCCACCCGTTGCTGGTGTATCTCAAACCGCCGCCCGCCCCGCGCGCCTTCGCGGTGTTGTCCCGCCCAAAGTCGGCGAAAGAGCCCAAACGAACCGGCCACTTTGTGGTGGTGGAACGGGTTTCGGACAACTTGGTGGAGCTGCTCGATCCGGATGACGGGCGGATGCGCTGGACGCTGGGTCAATTCCTGTACCGCTGGTCCGGTCTGGTGCTGTCGGTGCCGGGTCAACGGGTGGCCGGGCGGACGTTGAGTGACGCCGCAGCCGGGGCGTTGCGCGGCGGTTGCTGCGGCGCGCCGCCGCCCGATCCGCATCCCCCAAACGGTCCTGGCAATTTTGGTTGCGGCGGGGCGGGTGGTTCGGGCGGGAGTTTCGGCGGCAACTTCGGCGGCATGTTTGGTGGCAGCGGCCCCGGACCGGGCTGTCCCGCGTGCGGTGGTGGTGGCGGTCGTCGCTGGCTAAATGTTGGGGTCGGGGCTCCCGCGTATCAGATTGATCCCAGCTACGCCAACCTGGTGCTGTTCGACAGCCCCATCTGGTATCCCCCGGCAGTGGGGCCGGCCCTCGAAGTGCAACTGGCCTATAACCGCGTCGCCACCGCCCGCATGGCCACGTATAGCAACGTCAATTATTACGCCTTTGGTCCCAAATGGCAGTTCAACTTCGCCAGCTACCTCACCGAAACCCCGGAAAGCAATGTCTGGATCAACCTGCCGGGCGGTTTCGTCCAAATCTTCACCCCCACCAACAATACCTACGAGCCGTTCGATGTCTGGAACCAGAACCGACTATACCGTACCAATAATTACTTTGTCCTTGAATTTCATGGCAACCAGGAGCGCTGGTATTTCCAGACCGGCACCGATCTGGGCCAGCGCCTCGAACGCATCGAGGATCGTTACGGCCAGGCCGTCACCCTGCAATACGGCGGCGGTGCTGCCTGGCGGCTGACCAACTTGGTGGATGCCGTGGGCCGGTCGTTGGCGCTGGCGTATAGTGAGGCGGGGTTGGTCACCAATAACACCGTTGCTGGGCCGTTCCGCCCGGTTCGCGTACGATGCCCAATCCACCCTGACCAGTCTTACGGACATGGGCGGGCTCACCACCACCATTGCCTATAA